Proteins from a single region of Catenulispora acidiphila DSM 44928:
- a CDS encoding O-methyltransferase: protein MHRAFPASVAAAERFAAEAGFTQSCIPEVGRLLSAAAAAKPAGVIAESGTGAGVGTAWLYSGLGPQARLVTVERDRSLADRAAATFADDPRVQVLTGDWRLLEAHAPFDVFFCDGGGKREDPERVVDLLAPGGVLIMDDFTPAADWPPSFEGQIDELRAFYLGHPRLAAAEVLTTPASAAVIATRLA from the coding sequence ATGCACCGAGCCTTTCCCGCATCAGTCGCCGCCGCCGAGCGCTTCGCCGCCGAAGCCGGTTTCACCCAGTCCTGCATCCCGGAGGTCGGCCGCCTGCTCAGCGCGGCCGCCGCGGCCAAACCAGCCGGCGTCATCGCCGAGAGCGGTACCGGCGCCGGCGTCGGTACCGCCTGGCTGTACAGCGGACTGGGCCCGCAGGCGCGACTGGTCACGGTCGAGCGCGATCGAAGCCTTGCCGACCGCGCCGCCGCGACCTTCGCCGACGATCCGCGCGTCCAGGTTCTGACCGGCGACTGGCGGCTGTTGGAGGCGCACGCGCCCTTCGACGTGTTCTTCTGCGACGGCGGCGGCAAACGCGAGGATCCCGAGCGCGTCGTGGACCTGCTCGCGCCCGGCGGCGTGCTCATCATGGACGACTTCACACCGGCCGCGGACTGGCCGCCGAGTTTCGAGGGTCAGATCGACGAGCTGCGCGCGTTCTACCTCGGCCATCCGCGCCTGGCGGCGGCCGAGGTGCTGACTACCCCGGCGAGCGCGGCAGTCATCGCGACCCGGCTCGCCTGA
- a CDS encoding helix-turn-helix domain-containing protein — protein sequence MQQIASRNPVDAEIAQLASLMLARTDELTDLVLNRVAEEFPLYIGMIAPDLLHVTIKDHIHFAFEPISRYMPPDARPAAASGRDRAMEGIPLTVIMDGYRIAFGVLWKELATAADSVGLSTKAALRAASEVMDTLDAFTRESSLAYKEELRYQARREEQQRAALVQALLEGRLDDTNVWEAAELLRLPTVGPYVVIAARVPNAGEYGLPHIERELGGMGIDSAWRLMHDVEVGVAHLPRPGDQFDLMVTALAAEGTGRVGVSPPYDHLLSTSQATRLARIAMRGAQERRTVVVFGRDPLSAAAASAPDIMPQVADSVLRGLDGLADEDRTLLLDTFGAWLDSDGSAAEAAKRLFVHPNTVRYRLRRLEERTGRLLANPRAVAELSLAYEIDCALIAEVGTGG from the coding sequence GTGCAGCAGATCGCTTCCCGGAACCCGGTAGACGCCGAGATAGCCCAACTCGCGAGCCTCATGCTGGCCCGCACCGACGAGCTGACGGACCTGGTGCTGAACCGGGTCGCCGAGGAGTTCCCGCTCTACATCGGCATGATCGCGCCGGACTTGCTCCACGTCACGATCAAGGACCACATCCACTTCGCCTTCGAGCCCATCAGCCGCTACATGCCCCCCGACGCCCGCCCGGCGGCGGCCTCGGGCCGCGACCGCGCGATGGAGGGCATTCCGCTGACCGTCATCATGGACGGCTACCGCATCGCCTTCGGCGTGCTGTGGAAGGAGTTGGCGACCGCCGCGGACTCCGTCGGGCTGTCGACGAAGGCGGCGCTGCGCGCGGCCTCGGAGGTGATGGACACCCTCGACGCGTTCACCCGGGAGAGTTCCTTGGCGTACAAGGAGGAACTGCGCTACCAGGCGCGCCGGGAGGAGCAGCAGCGCGCGGCTCTGGTCCAGGCGCTGCTGGAAGGCCGGCTGGACGACACCAACGTCTGGGAGGCCGCCGAACTCCTGCGCCTGCCGACCGTCGGACCGTACGTGGTCATCGCCGCGCGCGTACCCAACGCCGGCGAATACGGTCTGCCGCACATCGAGCGCGAACTCGGCGGCATGGGCATCGACTCGGCGTGGCGCCTGATGCACGACGTCGAAGTCGGCGTCGCGCACCTGCCGCGCCCCGGCGACCAGTTCGACCTGATGGTCACCGCGCTGGCCGCCGAGGGGACCGGCCGGGTCGGCGTCAGCCCGCCGTACGACCACCTGCTGTCCACCTCCCAGGCCACGCGCCTGGCCCGCATCGCCATGCGCGGGGCGCAGGAGCGGCGCACCGTGGTGGTCTTCGGCCGCGATCCGCTCTCCGCCGCCGCCGCGAGCGCGCCGGACATCATGCCCCAGGTCGCCGACTCGGTGCTCCGAGGTCTGGACGGGCTCGCCGACGAGGACCGGACGCTGCTGCTGGACACGTTCGGGGCGTGGCTGGACTCCGACGGCTCGGCGGCCGAGGCGGCCAAGCGGCTGTTCGTGCACCCCAACACCGTGCGGTACCGCCTGCGGCGGTTGGAGGAGCGGACCGGGCGCCTGCTGGCGAATCCGCGGGCGGTGGCCGAGTTGAGTCTGGCCTATGAGATCGACTGCGCTTTGATTGCGGAGGTCGGCACGGGAGGCTAG
- the trmB gene encoding tRNA (guanosine(46)-N7)-methyltransferase TrmB — MPEHHTPERHARHGLIRTFHPRRGRASTTQADALTRLWPLYGYTIPDPHHDYHTPAVAPDAAFDRRALFGRDAPLVLEIGCGMGEATAEMAAADPGRDYLGADVHTPGLGNLIALAEARGLGNVRVARGDVLFLLRDSIAPGSLAAVHVFFPDPWPKAKHRKRRIIQPDTVALIRDRLAVGGVLHCATDWAEYAEQMLEVLQADPGLRNRFDGYAPREAVGRPLTGYERRGLRDGRPIADFVFEKIGPAIGS; from the coding sequence ATCCCCGAGCACCACACCCCCGAGCGGCACGCCCGCCACGGCTTGATACGCACCTTCCACCCCCGCCGCGGCCGCGCCAGCACCACCCAAGCCGACGCGCTGACCAGGCTCTGGCCGCTCTACGGCTACACCATCCCCGATCCGCACCACGACTACCACACCCCCGCCGTCGCCCCTGACGCCGCCTTCGACCGCCGGGCGCTGTTCGGCCGCGACGCGCCGCTGGTGCTGGAGATCGGCTGCGGCATGGGCGAGGCGACCGCCGAGATGGCCGCCGCAGACCCCGGCCGGGACTACCTCGGCGCCGACGTGCACACCCCGGGGCTGGGCAACCTGATCGCGCTGGCCGAGGCGCGCGGCCTGGGCAACGTCCGGGTGGCCCGCGGCGACGTGCTGTTCCTGCTGCGCGACTCGATCGCGCCCGGTTCGCTGGCCGCCGTGCACGTCTTCTTCCCCGATCCCTGGCCCAAGGCCAAGCACCGCAAGCGCCGCATCATCCAGCCCGACACCGTCGCCTTGATCCGCGACCGGCTGGCCGTCGGCGGCGTCCTGCACTGCGCGACCGATTGGGCCGAGTACGCCGAGCAGATGCTCGAGGTCCTGCAAGCCGATCCGGGTCTGCGCAACCGCTTCGACGGCTACGCCCCGCGCGAAGCCGTCGGGCGTCCCCTCACCGGCTACGAGCGCCGCGGTCTGCGCGACGGGCGTCCCATCGCCGACTTCGTGTTCGAGAAGATCGGGCCGGCGATCGGGTCCTGA